In Patescibacteria group bacterium, the DNA window TACATTTATTACCGAAACCGATTCGGAAGTCTTAGCGCATCTGATTGAAGAGGAATATAAAGGTGATTTGAGTGAAGCGGTCAGGACTTCGCTCACCAAAATAGAAGGGACATATGGAATCGTAGTTATGCATTCTGACCATCCGAATCTTATTATCACTGCGCGCAAGGGCAGTCCGGTGGTGATTGGCTTGGGTAACGGTGAAAATTTTGTTGCTTCAGATGTTGCACCTTTGATCAACCATACCAAAAATGTGGTGTATCTTGAAGATGAAGAAATAGCGGAAATATCTCCTGATAAATATCGGATTTTTACAATCGGCAAAGAAGAGCGGGATCATGAAGTCAGTAAAATTGATTGGGGGATCGAAGAAGCTGAGAAACAAGGATATGATCATTTTATGCAAAAAGAGATTTTTGAAGAGTCAGACGCAGTCCGTAATGCGATGCGCGGCAGGGTGATACCTGAGGAAGGCATTGCTCATCTCGGCGGTTTGAACATGACCGATGATGAAATGCGGAGTGTGAGGAGGATTGTAATTATTGCCTGCGGGACCGCGCATTATGCCGGCAGAGTCGGGGAATATATGATAGAGCGTTATGCCAATATACCTCTGGAAGTGGAGTATGCTTCTGAGTTCCGTTATCGCGATCCGGTTATTGATGAAGGGACTATTGTTTTTGCGATCAGTCAGTCGGGTGAAACTGCTGATACACTGGCAGCCATGCAAGAAGCAAAAAGAAAAGGTGCAAAGACACTTGGTATCGTGAATACGGTTGGTTCAACAATCGCCAGGGAATCGGACGGAGGTACTTATATCCATGCCGGTCCGGAGATCGGCGTAGCATCCACCAAGGCTTTTTCCGGACAGTTAACGGCACTGGCTATTCTGGCGCTACAATTCGGGCGTCTGCGCGATATGTCAATTTCAACCGGACAACAATTAGTCAAAGAGTTGACAAATATTCCTGGAAAAATAGAAAACATCCTTGCTCAGAACGACTATATAAAAACGCTTGCTGAAAAATACGCAAAATATAAAGACTTCTTTTTTCTGGGCAGGGGAATTAATTATCCCATTGCATTGGAGGGCGCTCTGAAATTGAAGGAGATTTCTTATGTTCATGCTGAAGCATATCCGATGGCTGAGTTGAAACATGGTCCGATCGCATTAATTGATGAAAATTTCCCTTGCGTGGTAGTCGTGCCGAAAGATGATTATTACGAAAAAAACATTAGCAACATCCAGGAGATTAAAGCGCGCGGTGGAAAGATTATAGCCATCGCGACGGAGGGTGATAATGAAATAGCCAAATTGGTAGATGAAGTTATTTATATACCACCAACGATGGATTTGCTCCTGCCGCTATTAACTGTTGTCCCCCTGCATCTTTTTGCCTACCACATGGCGGTGGCGTTGGGGAGAGACGTCGACAAACCAAGGAATCTCGCAAAATCCGTAACTGTTGAGTAATATTTGTTTATCATAAACTGACCAATATCTTATGAATAAAGAATACCCAATTCGTCCCGATAATCTAGCCAGAAATGTTTCTGAAGATGATGATGGATATGAATTTTCTGATGCGCAGGATGGAGAATTAAGTTTAGTTGATGATGAAACTAATGCATTTTCTCCGTCTGATCAACCAAAAACAATTGAAAAGGCGCCAATATGGGAATTGGTAGGCCGTTATGAGGATGTAGGGAAATTGCATGATTTGGCGATTGCAGTCGCATTGGAAGTTGCGGAAGATCCGGATAATACAGAAAAAAGAGAACACCTTGAAGCATTAAATGTACAACTGGTTAAGATGATCGCTGAAATCAGAAGGAATCTGGATTTCCAGGAAGAGCATGACATGGTTCAGCATAAGTGGACTTTAGGTTTGGAAAGTTTTGGTGAAGCGCTTGATTCCGGGGTGAGGACAATAGAAATGGATATCCGTTCCACCAAAGACGGTCATCCGGTGGTATCACATGCCTTAAAATTGAAAGAAAATATTTTCCAAGGGAAGAAGGTAAGCGAAATGACGCTTGATGAAATTAAAGAAAAATTTCCGGATACATCGAGCATGGATGAAATTTTTGCATTTTTCCAAAAGTACCGCGAAGATCATGAATTAGTACTCGAGTTAAAAGACATAAGCAGTGTGGATGGGATTGTTGAATTGATAAAAAAGTATGATTTAGCGGATGCAGTAAGAATCGCATCACTGTCACCGGCAATTATTGAAGCAGCATACGAAAAATGCCCCGAGATTAAAGGTTTTCTATTGAATGGTGGGATAACGCCGTTCCTAACTGTCCCAATCGAAGATGGAGCTGATGGGGATATAGAAAGTAGATTAGAAAAATTTTTATTAAAAGGCACGGATGGTTGGAGGGCGGGCAAGATGGGTTCGGTAGAAATAGTCTTTTCCGGTGGGACCTACCCAAGCCCCAAGGAAGCAAAATTAAGAGGTGAGGGGGTGCATGCGCAAACAGGTTATGCCTTTTTCCGTATTCCGGAAGAAATGAAAGAAATTTTAGGAGGGGATAGAAGTTCAATTTCACTATCAGCAGTTTTAATCGCCAGCAATATAATTTCACTTTTTTCTAAAAAAACCGGTGAGGAAATGATGCGCTCATACGCGGCTTTGGCGGAGCAGGCCGGTTTAAAAACTATGGCAACGACTTGGATGGAAAAGGCCGGCAAAGTTATCAAACCTCTGCGGCCGGAGGAGCAGTTTAAGCTTCTAAAAAAATTAGGAGTTAATACAATCTATACTTTAAATCCGGCTGAACTGGCTAGGAAAGCTAGAAGTGGTACCGATAGTAAAAATGATTCTTCTGCAAGGTAATCTGATTGACATCATGTACTGAATAAGTATAATAGAACCATGGGAGTCCTCTTGGCAGGGTCAGGGCATTTACTCTGTAAATGCAGCTGGCACCGCCTGAACGGGGAC includes these proteins:
- the glmS gene encoding glutamine--fructose-6-phosphate transaminase (isomerizing), which codes for MCGIVGYIGNKPARSILMDGLKKLEYRGYDSAGIAIFEDGKIQLEKKKGKVAVLENALNDKVWNGTVGISHTRWATHGKPSSVNAHPHTDCKEKIAIVHNGIIENYLQLKKWLSEKGHTFITETDSEVLAHLIEEEYKGDLSEAVRTSLTKIEGTYGIVVMHSDHPNLIITARKGSPVVIGLGNGENFVASDVAPLINHTKNVVYLEDEEIAEISPDKYRIFTIGKEERDHEVSKIDWGIEEAEKQGYDHFMQKEIFEESDAVRNAMRGRVIPEEGIAHLGGLNMTDDEMRSVRRIVIIACGTAHYAGRVGEYMIERYANIPLEVEYASEFRYRDPVIDEGTIVFAISQSGETADTLAAMQEAKRKGAKTLGIVNTVGSTIARESDGGTYIHAGPEIGVASTKAFSGQLTALAILALQFGRLRDMSISTGQQLVKELTNIPGKIENILAQNDYIKTLAEKYAKYKDFFFLGRGINYPIALEGALKLKEISYVHAEAYPMAELKHGPIALIDENFPCVVVVPKDDYYEKNISNIQEIKARGGKIIAIATEGDNEIAKLVDEVIYIPPTMDLLLPLLTVVPLHLFAYHMAVALGRDVDKPRNLAKSVTVE
- a CDS encoding glycerophosphodiester phosphodiesterase family protein, whose amino-acid sequence is MNKEYPIRPDNLARNVSEDDDGYEFSDAQDGELSLVDDETNAFSPSDQPKTIEKAPIWELVGRYEDVGKLHDLAIAVALEVAEDPDNTEKREHLEALNVQLVKMIAEIRRNLDFQEEHDMVQHKWTLGLESFGEALDSGVRTIEMDIRSTKDGHPVVSHALKLKENIFQGKKVSEMTLDEIKEKFPDTSSMDEIFAFFQKYREDHELVLELKDISSVDGIVELIKKYDLADAVRIASLSPAIIEAAYEKCPEIKGFLLNGGITPFLTVPIEDGADGDIESRLEKFLLKGTDGWRAGKMGSVEIVFSGGTYPSPKEAKLRGEGVHAQTGYAFFRIPEEMKEILGGDRSSISLSAVLIASNIISLFSKKTGEEMMRSYAALAEQAGLKTMATTWMEKAGKVIKPLRPEEQFKLLKKLGVNTIYTLNPAELARKARSGTDSKNDSSAR